The genomic region CTTTATCAAGAATTTCACCATTCGGTTTTTGTTCCTCTGTTCCCAGAACCAGAAATCTGGTGGTATTGGATTTGATCGTATGAATGCCTGAAGCCAGAATTTCGAGTCCGTACATACTCGCCGCCGCAGGACTTGCTACCGCCGCAACTTTCAATTTTTCTTCGGAAGAAATTCTTCGGGCAGCCTCTGCAGTATCTGCATCTTCTATCAACTTAATATGCGGATGCTTCTTAAAAAATTGTTTGCATTGCAACAAGGCCATAGGATGAGAATATACTTTTTTGATATCTTCTATTTTCTGACCTTTTACCGCCATCAAATTCATATTCACCGGAGTGTAATGCTCTCCAATGACCTTCAGCTTGTATTCATCAATCAGGGCATAATTAGGAAGAATAGAGCCGGCAATACTGTTTTCGATAGCCATCACAGCTTCTGTCGTCCCACCTGAGGCAAGCGCTGTTGTGAGTTCCTGAAATGACATATGTTCAGCCACAGCAGTTTGCTCTCCAAAATAGTCCATCACTACGAGGTGATGAAAAGACCCTTTAATACCCTGAATTCCGACTTTTCTCATTTTTTTCCAAAAAAAAAGTCCCGATCTAAGATCGAGACTTTTATATAATTTTAGCTTATTTAATCATATAGCATTCCCGATTCTATTCCTGGTATAGAAATAAAAATAATAGAATGCGTTCCAGTTAATTAAGCTTGTCATTTCATTAATTATGAATCACTAAAGTAGTACTAATATTCAAGACTCAAAATTAAACGGTATCCAAATTAGAACTTTTCCCATATTCGGAAAATTGATGTGAATTATTTACAGATTACGATCTAATACCACAAAATTGACTGCTAACATTGAAAGATAATCAGTCAGTTCTCTGAAGAATTATTCCTAATTTTGATCACCATCTATGTCTATACAAGTAAATAACATATCAAAAAGCTTCGGAGATCAGCAGGCGCTGGAAAATATAAGCTTCGAAATTGGCCGCGGTGAGATCGTTGGATTCCTTGGACCTAATGGTGCAGGAAAATCAACTTTAATGAAGATCCTTACCGGCTACCTTTCTGCAGATTCCGGCGAGGCCAGGATCAATGATTTCGCGCTGGATACTCAGCTGGCAGATCTTCAGCGAAGTATTGGGTATCTGCCAGAGCATAATCCTTTATATACTGAAATGTATGTTCGGGAGTACCTGCAGTTCCATGCATCAATATTTTCAGCTTCTAAAGACAGGATCGAAGAAGTCATTAAACTTACCGGGCTTTCTCCTGAAGCAAACAAAAAAATAGAACAGCTATCGAAAGGATACCGGCAACGTGTTGGTCTTGCGGCTGCGCTTTTGCATGATCCTGAGGTATTGATCCTGGATGAACCTACTACAGGTCTTGATCCAAATCAGCTAGTTGAAATAAGATCTTTAATTAGTTCTATTGGAAAAGATGGCAAGGATGGAAAGCGGGGAACAACCGTATTTCTTTCCACACATATTATGCGTGAGGTAGAAGCGATCTGTGACCGGGTCATCATTATAAGTAATGGAAAGATAGTTGCTGATAAGTATCTAAAAGATCTTAGAAATGAAAAAGAACAGGTGATTTTTGTCGAATTCGATTATAGAATTGAAGAAGTTGCGCTTCAAAAGATTCCTGGAATGATCTCTGCAAAAAATACCGGCGGCTTTACCTATGAGCTGATTTTTGATTCCAATAAAGACATGCGTCCAGCTGTTTTTGATTTCGCCCATGATAACGGACTCAAAACACTACAGCTAAATCAAAAGACGAAGAACCTGGAAACCCTGTTCGCTGAACTTACCCAAAAATAACATCAATCAAATAACAAGTTCAATGTTAAAGGACACCAGTTCTAACTCCATCCTGTTTTGGACGATTTTGCGTTAGGGATTGCAGCGGCATCCTTTTAACACGAGGCTGAGCACGTCGAAGCATTGTGTTGAAAGATAAAGCGGAAAGCCCGGCCCGAAGGGAAACGCCCATATTTTTAAAGATCTCTACAATATATATCTGGAAACTCTAGTTGCTGAACTCTCCAAAAAAATAACATTAATCAAGCACAGGTTCCATAAAAGCTACAGTTGTAACTCTAAACTGCAATGTAGATGTTTGCGTTAGGGATTGCAGCGGCATCCTTTTAACGCAAGGCTGAGTTTATCGAAGCCTTGTGTTGAAAGATAAAGCGGAAAGCCCGGCCCGAAGGGAAACGCCCAAATCTGAAAAATCATCGAACTATTCAAAAATCAATCTGCCTTCGAAGTGTTCGGTCACATCAACATTTGCCGGCCTGTTTACCGAAATGATATCCCCGTAACTAAAAAGATCGGCTTTTAAAAATTGTTGCGGATTAATGATCAATTTATTCGTTCCGCGATGTAGAAGGTCGTAATGCTGCACGACAAGATCTCTTGCTTCCAGCCTGGAATCTCCTGCTGCAAAGAAGCCGTCAAAATTTTCCACGCTTCCAGAAAGAAAGAAATGCGAATAATTATCGCTGGTGATCCGGAAATTCTTCACTTTAAGATCCAGTTTAAAATCACCATTGGTATATACCTCAATGTCTTTATCCTGATTTTCTGAAACCAGCCAAAGCTCATTCAGGCGCAAAGTTCCTACACTTTCTATCATCAAATTTCCTGCATGTCTCAAGTAAGTGAGATCGGGAACAGTGACGTAAACTTTGGTGTTATTAAAATCACGCACAAAATTGCAATCGTTCTCGTTTCTTAAAACCAACTGACCGTTGATCACTTTAGCCGAGACCTCATTTCGAAGATTTTCACCGGTTTCAACAATAACTTTTTGCGATTCTCCCTGTTCGATAAACAATTTGATCTTATCATACACCAAGATCTCGTCAAAGCTTTCAAGCACTATTTCTTCGGAAGTGATCGCGCCAGCTTTCTGAAAACAATCATTGGCATCTTCAGAATCACAACTCCAGAGAACTATTCCGAAGAATAAAAATATCAGTTTTTTCATAATCTGTAACCTATTGAAAATTCAACTGCTTCAGCATTTGCTCCATGGGATCTAACTGTGACCGAAGCCCACCAGTCTTTAGAAAAATCACGTTGCAAACCCATTCGGTTATAAACTCTGTCCACATAATCATCATAGGGATAGTATGCATAATAACCTAGATGCGTGATCAGGGACATTTTATTAAAAGTGAGTTTGTGACCCAAAAATAATCCCACTCGCTTAGCATTCTCATCGCCTGAAGTTCCTTTCTGTGGAAATGCAATCGACTGATACCTGATAAATTCTTCCAGGGATCTTGAAAAGAAAAGCTCTGCTCCTCCATGCAGCGTACTTCTATGATTCAGAACTTTATCTGCATACGCTGAAACCGTCAAAAATGGCAATCTCGGAGAACCTATCACTCCTGAAGTGTTCACACCACTTCGAACAGCGAAATTATAATGAAAAGGTTCGGTATATTTTTCTTCCTCACCTCTTGGAATATATTCAGGATGCTCCTTATGGTCCAGCAGGTAATTTACTCCTACATTAAAAGTGAAGGTATTTGTACTATGATTTGGAGAACCCATATCTGCATTGGAATAATGTATAATGGTCACTCCGGCATTCAGTCCCAATCCGCCCACGATCTTTTCCTTGTGAATATTTCCCATTAAATAGGTAGAACTCAAAAAGCGGGTTCCGTAGGCATTATTCTGATAATTGGTATCAGGATCGTAAGGATCTGTAGTATATGCAATCCCCTGTCCTATTCGAAACATCAACAATCGCTGTAGGAAATAGAAGCTAAAATGACCGTAAACAGAATAATTCTCACCGAGATACTGATTTTTCATATTCTGATAGATAAAAGAATATCCAAAATCAGGATAATTATACCTGCTTTCCCATTTTTCGAGTCCGTAGGTTTTCCGGTTCACGCTCAGTAAAAAACCTTCCTGGTGCTCATCGATCAAATGTGCAATATCCGGGTTATGTTCGAGGATACTTCCATAAAAATAACTGGCATCGAAGGAATAATATTTTTCAGGTTTTTCTTCCTGAGCCTGTATGAACAAGCTGAAAAACATGAGGAGAGCGGGGAGAATTCTTTTCATACGGAAACAAATCTAACATATTTACGAATATTATTCCGTTAGAGTTTGAACTTAGAAAACCGCTTCAGCAATTTGCCTGATATTGGTACTTTTCCCCATGGAATAATAGTGTAAAACAGGCGCTCCACCTTTGATCAATTCCTTACTTTGCTGGATGCACCATTCCACACCAACCTGCCGTACCTCTTGATTATTTTCACATTTTTCCACTTCGTGAATCAGGGCTTCTGGAAGATCCACGTGAAATCTATGCGGCAGTAAATTCAATTGTTTTTTAGTCGCTAAAGGCTTCAATCCCGGAATAATAGGCACGTTAATCCCCTGATCGCGGCACTTTTCAACGAACTCGAAATAACACTGGTTATTAAAAAACATCTGGGTCACCACATATTCTGCACCGGCATCTACT from Christiangramia sp. OXR-203 harbors:
- a CDS encoding prephenate dehydratase; this translates as MRKVGIQGIKGSFHHLVVMDYFGEQTAVAEHMSFQELTTALASGGTTEAVMAIENSIAGSILPNYALIDEYKLKVIGEHYTPVNMNLMAVKGQKIEDIKKVYSHPMALLQCKQFFKKHPHIKLIEDADTAEAARRISSEEKLKVAAVASPAAASMYGLEILASGIHTIKSNTTRFLVLGTEEQKPNGEILDKASLKFDLKSDRGSLVSVLNILRDSYLNLTKIQSLPIIDEPWKYSFFVDVIFDKREDFDRAMDVLKLMTEDLNILGIYKSRLS
- the gldA gene encoding gliding motility-associated ABC transporter ATP-binding subunit GldA, producing the protein MSIQVNNISKSFGDQQALENISFEIGRGEIVGFLGPNGAGKSTLMKILTGYLSADSGEARINDFALDTQLADLQRSIGYLPEHNPLYTEMYVREYLQFHASIFSASKDRIEEVIKLTGLSPEANKKIEQLSKGYRQRVGLAAALLHDPEVLILDEPTTGLDPNQLVEIRSLISSIGKDGKDGKRGTTVFLSTHIMREVEAICDRVIIISNGKIVADKYLKDLRNEKEQVIFVEFDYRIEEVALQKIPGMISAKNTGGFTYELIFDSNKDMRPAVFDFAHDNGLKTLQLNQKTKNLETLFAELTQK
- a CDS encoding head GIN domain-containing protein, which produces MKKLIFLFFGIVLWSCDSEDANDCFQKAGAITSEEIVLESFDEILVYDKIKLFIEQGESQKVIVETGENLRNEVSAKVINGQLVLRNENDCNFVRDFNNTKVYVTVPDLTYLRHAGNLMIESVGTLRLNELWLVSENQDKDIEVYTNGDFKLDLKVKNFRITSDNYSHFFLSGSVENFDGFFAAGDSRLEARDLVVQHYDLLHRGTNKLIINPQQFLKADLFSYGDIISVNRPANVDVTEHFEGRLIFE
- a CDS encoding acyloxyacyl hydrolase, which gives rise to MKRILPALLMFFSLFIQAQEEKPEKYYSFDASYFYGSILEHNPDIAHLIDEHQEGFLLSVNRKTYGLEKWESRYNYPDFGYSFIYQNMKNQYLGENYSVYGHFSFYFLQRLLMFRIGQGIAYTTDPYDPDTNYQNNAYGTRFLSSTYLMGNIHKEKIVGGLGLNAGVTIIHYSNADMGSPNHSTNTFTFNVGVNYLLDHKEHPEYIPRGEEEKYTEPFHYNFAVRSGVNTSGVIGSPRLPFLTVSAYADKVLNHRSTLHGGAELFFSRSLEEFIRYQSIAFPQKGTSGDENAKRVGLFLGHKLTFNKMSLITHLGYYAYYPYDDYVDRVYNRMGLQRDFSKDWWASVTVRSHGANAEAVEFSIGYRL